One region of Rhodophyticola sp. CCM32 genomic DNA includes:
- a CDS encoding alpha/beta hydrolase → MTDGVFETVQGRRLAYNRIAGTGPGVVFLGGFKSDKEGTKALHLEAWARSAGRAFLRFDYSGHGTSSGEFTEGAIGDWAEDASAAILGLTEGPQVLVGSSMGGWLSLLMAKRHPEKLAGLVTIAAAPDFTEDSMWAGFSDAQKAKLDEVGQIALPSDYGEPYIITKRLIEDGRRHLVLRDPLAVSVPVRMLQGTADMDVEMSVALRLLEHLEGSDIRLNLVKGADHRFSDDPCLALITRAVEDVLADA, encoded by the coding sequence ATGACAGACGGTGTGTTTGAGACGGTTCAGGGGCGAAGGCTGGCCTATAACCGAATCGCGGGCACAGGCCCCGGTGTGGTGTTCCTGGGCGGGTTCAAATCCGACAAGGAGGGCACCAAGGCTCTGCATCTTGAGGCCTGGGCCCGGTCTGCCGGGCGGGCGTTTCTGCGGTTTGATTATTCCGGTCACGGGACATCTTCGGGAGAGTTCACCGAAGGGGCGATCGGCGACTGGGCCGAGGATGCCTCTGCCGCGATACTGGGCCTGACCGAGGGGCCGCAAGTGCTGGTCGGGTCGTCCATGGGTGGCTGGCTCTCGCTTTTGATGGCGAAACGACACCCGGAAAAGCTGGCCGGTCTGGTAACCATCGCCGCCGCCCCGGATTTCACCGAAGACAGCATGTGGGCAGGGTTTTCCGACGCGCAGAAGGCAAAGCTGGACGAGGTCGGGCAGATCGCTCTGCCATCGGATTATGGTGAGCCCTATATCATCACCAAACGCCTGATCGAGGATGGGCGCAGGCATCTGGTGCTGCGTGACCCGCTGGCGGTTTCCGTGCCGGTCAGGATGTTGCAGGGCACGGCGGATATGGATGTGGAGATGTCCGTGGCGCTGCGTCTGCTGGAGCATCTGGAGGGGTCGGATATCCGGCTGAACCTGGTCAAGGGTGCCGATCACCGGTTTTCCGATGATCCCTGTCTGGCGCTGATCACCCGGGCGGTGGAGGATGTGCTGGCCGATGCATAG
- a CDS encoding alpha/beta hydrolase, whose translation MFLALILLMAGLALLLGAVWVFGPTEPVLRSGPFIGDVRDPEAYYAAREAEFDDITPGTEARVIWAGDAGARTPLTLLYIHGFSATSEEIRPVPDDVAAALGANLVYPRLTGHGRPGFAMAEATAGDWIDDTAEALAVARAVGDRVLVIGTSTGATLAAIAMTEPDMAEGVAGVVMISANFRLANPAGVMLEWPAARLWVPWITGATRSFAIQNANHGRYWTTSYPTVAALPLAAMMRDARGRDYTGVSVPLLSIFAEQDQVISASAARGFAGGWGGAVTLAPQTLPEEGVDPYNHVIAGDILSPAMSASVTGQILDWVAAQGL comes from the coding sequence ATGTTTCTGGCATTGATACTGCTGATGGCGGGTTTGGCGCTGCTATTGGGCGCGGTCTGGGTGTTCGGCCCGACCGAACCGGTGCTGCGATCGGGTCCTTTCATCGGCGATGTGAGGGACCCCGAGGCCTATTACGCCGCCCGTGAAGCAGAGTTTGACGATATCACCCCGGGCACCGAGGCACGGGTGATCTGGGCCGGGGATGCGGGTGCGCGGACGCCTCTGACATTGCTCTATATTCACGGGTTTTCGGCCACGTCCGAGGAAATCCGCCCGGTTCCCGATGATGTGGCCGCCGCTCTTGGGGCAAATCTGGTCTATCCCCGGCTGACCGGTCATGGCCGCCCCGGATTTGCGATGGCCGAGGCGACGGCGGGGGACTGGATCGACGATACCGCCGAGGCGCTGGCGGTGGCCCGGGCGGTGGGCGATCGGGTGCTGGTCATCGGCACATCCACCGGCGCGACGCTGGCGGCCATCGCGATGACCGAACCGGATATGGCCGAAGGGGTTGCCGGGGTTGTGATGATCTCGGCCAATTTCAGACTGGCAAACCCGGCGGGTGTGATGCTGGAATGGCCTGCGGCGCGGCTCTGGGTGCCCTGGATCACGGGCGCAACCCGCAGCTTTGCCATACAGAACGCAAATCACGGCCGATACTGGACAACCTCTTATCCCACGGTTGCGGCCCTGCCGCTGGCCGCGATGATGCGGGACGCGCGCGGGCGGGATTATACGGGCGTCTCGGTGCCGCTTTTGTCAATTTTCGCCGAACAGGATCAGGTGATTTCGGCATCTGCGGCACGCGGTTTTGCAGGCGGTTGGGGCGGGGCGGTGACACTGGCCCCGCAAACCCTGCCGGAAGAGGGCGTTGACCCTTATAATCATGTGATCGCAGGCGATATCCTAAGCCCGGCCATGAGTGCTTCGGTCACCGGTCAAATCCTCGATTGGGTGGCGGCGCAAGGCCTCTGA
- a CDS encoding LacI family DNA-binding transcriptional regulator codes for MPDAKPSEMRTARVTINDLARNLGLAKGTVSRALNGYPDIAETTRKRVARTAERMGYRPLAQAQAIRTGRARALGLVLNAGGDDAHKPFLTDFLDGISRAASEESWSLTVATAEDEADEVTTMARLIEERKVDGFILPRPRLVDARIDLLRGRDVPFVLYGRTANPDGCAWHDIKGEDAMKSAVLRLAGRGHRRIGFINGALDYTYAHLRREGYLAGLAEAGLDVAPELMTGDAITMAQGETQGEVLLDLPDRPSAIVCALDLAALGLYRAAARRGVRIGPDLAVIAYDGIPEAATAHPPLTTYAVDSRAAGARLARLLFARIRGADPTRLREEVPARLIARGSDIASYDSDPAAQPDHAM; via the coding sequence ATGCCAGATGCAAAGCCGTCTGAAATGCGCACTGCGCGGGTGACGATCAATGATCTTGCGCGGAATTTGGGACTGGCAAAAGGCACGGTCAGCCGGGCGCTGAACGGATACCCTGACATCGCGGAAACAACACGAAAGCGGGTGGCCCGCACGGCTGAGCGGATGGGCTATCGCCCGCTGGCCCAGGCGCAGGCGATCCGCACCGGGCGGGCGCGCGCTTTGGGGCTGGTTCTGAACGCGGGCGGCGATGATGCCCATAAACCGTTTCTGACCGATTTCCTGGATGGGATTTCCCGCGCGGCCTCGGAAGAAAGCTGGTCGCTGACCGTTGCCACGGCCGAGGATGAGGCCGATGAGGTCACCACCATGGCGCGGCTGATCGAGGAGCGGAAGGTGGATGGGTTCATCCTGCCCCGGCCCCGGCTTGTGGATGCGCGGATTGATCTGTTGCGTGGCCGCGATGTGCCCTTTGTGCTTTATGGCCGAACCGCCAACCCCGATGGCTGCGCCTGGCATGACATCAAGGGGGAGGATGCGATGAAATCCGCCGTGTTGCGGCTGGCCGGGCGCGGGCACCGGCGTATCGGGTTCATCAACGGGGCGCTGGATTACACCTATGCCCATCTGCGGCGCGAGGGATATCTGGCCGGGCTGGCAGAGGCCGGTCTGGATGTGGCCCCGGAACTGATGACCGGCGATGCGATCACCATGGCCCAGGGCGAGACGCAGGGAGAGGTGTTGCTTGATCTGCCAGACCGGCCCAGTGCGATTGTCTGTGCGCTGGATCTGGCGGCACTTGGATTGTACCGCGCCGCCGCTCGCCGGGGGGTGCGGATCGGCCCCGATCTGGCGGTGATCGCCTATGATGGCATCCCCGAAGCCGCCACCGCGCATCCGCCCCTGACCACCTATGCCGTGGACAGCCGGGCCGCAGGCGCGCGGCTTGCCAGGCTGTTATTTGCGCGTATCCGGGGGGCCGACCCCACCCGCCTGCGCGAAGAGGTGCCCGCACGGCTGATTGCGCGCGGCTCCGATATCGCAAGCTATGACAGTGATCCGGCGGCACAGCCGGACCATGCCATGTGA
- a CDS encoding ABC transporter substrate-binding protein — MTMMMKGARLALMAAASSLALASVAAAQDTIRFWTTEEQPERLARQEAMAAEFTAASGVAVEVIPVTESDLGTRATAAFAAGDLPDVIYHPLQYALPWAEAGILDTDAATDVIEDLDADSFAPGALGMAAMADGYASVPVDGWTQMIVYRADLFEENDLAPPTTYADVLAAIEVLHNPPEMFGFVAATKVDENFMSQVLEHVFLANGVSPVGPDGFQPLDEAATTEVLEFYRDIVEASPDGELFWQQSRELYFAGRAAMIIWSPFILDELAGLRDSAPPTINDDPTSPALAAATGIVTNFAGPSNPDGAAWGDVRYFGITADANTDAAMEFVEYSMNEGYTQTLAIAPEGKFPIRRGTGDNPTAFTDAWAQLDVGVDRRAPLGDLYAQEMIDEIVGGLDVAQRWGVADGQLALASRIINSQIINRLVREYMDGVRDAPATVALMNEELARIE, encoded by the coding sequence ATGACCATGATGATGAAAGGGGCCCGACTGGCCCTGATGGCGGCGGCCTCAAGCCTTGCGCTTGCATCCGTCGCGGCGGCGCAGGACACGATCCGTTTCTGGACCACCGAAGAACAGCCCGAGCGTTTGGCCCGGCAGGAGGCGATGGCCGCCGAGTTCACCGCCGCCTCCGGCGTCGCGGTCGAGGTGATCCCGGTGACCGAAAGTGATCTGGGCACCCGGGCCACCGCGGCCTTTGCCGCGGGCGATCTGCCGGATGTGATCTATCATCCGCTGCAATATGCGCTGCCCTGGGCGGAAGCGGGCATTCTGGACACGGATGCGGCCACGGATGTGATCGAGGATCTGGACGCCGATAGTTTTGCGCCCGGCGCGCTGGGTATGGCGGCAATGGCTGACGGCTATGCCTCTGTGCCGGTGGATGGCTGGACGCAGATGATCGTCTATCGTGCGGACCTGTTCGAGGAAAACGACCTGGCGCCGCCAACCACATATGCAGACGTGCTGGCCGCGATTGAGGTTCTGCACAACCCGCCCGAGATGTTCGGTTTTGTGGCCGCGACCAAGGTGGATGAGAATTTCATGAGTCAGGTGCTGGAACATGTGTTCCTGGCCAATGGGGTCAGCCCTGTCGGCCCCGACGGGTTTCAGCCGCTGGATGAGGCCGCAACCACAGAGGTGCTGGAATTCTACCGCGATATTGTCGAGGCCTCCCCCGATGGGGAGCTGTTCTGGCAGCAATCCCGAGAGCTGTATTTCGCGGGCCGCGCGGCGATGATCATCTGGTCGCCCTTCATTCTGGATGAACTGGCCGGTCTGCGCGACAGCGCCCCGCCGACGATCAATGATGATCCGACCTCGCCCGCGCTGGCGGCGGCCACGGGGATTGTGACCAATTTCGCGGGCCCGTCGAACCCTGATGGCGCGGCCTGGGGCGATGTGCGCTATTTCGGGATTACGGCGGATGCCAATACCGATGCGGCGATGGAATTTGTCGAATACTCGATGAATGAGGGCTATACCCAGACCCTGGCCATCGCACCGGAAGGGAAATTCCCGATCCGTCGCGGCACCGGGGACAACCCGACCGCCTTCACCGATGCCTGGGCCCAGCTTGATGTGGGTGTCGACCGGCGCGCGCCTCTGGGGGATCTCTATGCCCAGGAGATGATCGACGAGATTGTCGGCGGCCTGGATGTGGCGCAGCGCTGGGGGGTGGCCGATGGGCAGCTGGCGCTGGCCTCGCGCATCATCAACAGCCAGATCATCAACCGGCTGGTGCGGGAATATATGGATGGGGTGCGCGATGCCCCGGCCACGGTCGCACTGATGAATGAGGAACTGGCGCGGATCGAATAA